A DNA window from Planctomycetota bacterium contains the following coding sequences:
- a CDS encoding CTP synthase: MHKNIAIGLIGDFDASVPAHQAIPPALIRAADARRIDLEIEWVPTEEIRSAARVSHFDGLWCVPASPYRSMDGALMAIRHARENAVPFLGTCGGFQHAIVEYARNVLGWADADHAETSPGATRAVISPLACSLVEATGFVRLFPGSRIAAAYGTGEITEGYRCRYGLNPAFRAALLAGPLRASADDETGEVRAVELDGHPFFVATLFQPERAALMGNAAPLVDAFVVACAANAVRSR; this comes from the coding sequence ATGCACAAAAACATCGCAATCGGGTTGATTGGCGACTTCGACGCTTCGGTGCCGGCGCATCAGGCGATTCCGCCAGCGCTGATACGGGCGGCGGACGCTCGGCGCATCGATCTTGAAATCGAATGGGTGCCGACGGAGGAGATCCGCTCCGCCGCGAGAGTTTCGCATTTCGACGGATTGTGGTGCGTGCCCGCGAGCCCCTACCGCAGCATGGATGGTGCATTGATGGCGATTCGCCACGCCCGCGAGAATGCGGTGCCCTTTCTCGGCACCTGCGGCGGATTCCAGCACGCCATTGTCGAGTACGCGCGCAATGTCCTGGGCTGGGCCGACGCGGATCACGCCGAGACGTCACCGGGCGCCACCCGCGCGGTGATCTCGCCGCTCGCCTGCTCGCTGGTGGAAGCCACGGGTTTTGTCCGGCTCTTCCCAGGCTCCCGCATCGCGGCCGCCTACGGCACGGGCGAAATCACGGAGGGATACCGCTGTCGGTACGGCTTGAACCCCGCGTTCCGCGCCGCGCTGCTCGCCGGTCCCCTTCGCGCTTCCGCCGACGACGAGACCGGCGAGGTGCGCGCGGTCGAACTGGATGGCCATCCCTTCTTCGTCGCCACGCTTTTCCAACCCGAACGCGCCGCCCTCATGGGCAACGCCGCGCCGCTGGTCGATGCCTTCGTCGTGGCCTGCGCCGCCAATGCGGTTCGATCGAGGTAG
- a CDS encoding prolyl oligopeptidase family serine peptidase produces the protein MAKVAEALEKDGRITLDQGRVLATKYDFTFDGENVEAIAFRPTAEGKHPGLLLIPGFSKTAQDYIPLCLRFAKEGFACVAITQRGFGKSTGKADFVGPKTIAALEAGFQKFRGEPYVDGSRMGIFGYSRGAMAASLMAVRLKADELRAAVFAAGIYDFKKAYDEVKLAGIRENMEQETGMGEAAVKERSSAAMMENLHCPVLILHGEKDENAPVSQAYLLRDRLTGLKKEFELKTFPDKEHDIGMQNLIEESMKFFKKQCTKTSQSG, from the coding sequence TTGGCCAAAGTTGCCGAGGCGCTGGAGAAAGACGGCCGCATCACCCTCGACCAGGGCCGGGTCCTGGCGACCAAGTACGACTTCACCTTTGACGGGGAAAACGTCGAAGCCATTGCCTTCCGGCCGACGGCCGAGGGGAAACATCCGGGGCTGCTGCTCATCCCGGGATTCTCCAAGACCGCGCAGGACTACATCCCGCTCTGCCTGCGCTTCGCCAAGGAGGGATTCGCCTGCGTCGCCATCACTCAGCGCGGCTTCGGCAAATCCACCGGCAAGGCAGACTTCGTCGGGCCCAAGACCATCGCTGCGCTGGAGGCGGGGTTTCAGAAGTTCCGCGGCGAGCCCTATGTGGACGGCTCGCGCATGGGAATCTTCGGATACTCGCGCGGCGCCATGGCGGCGTCGCTGATGGCCGTCCGGCTCAAGGCTGACGAGCTGCGCGCCGCAGTGTTCGCGGCCGGCATCTACGATTTCAAGAAGGCCTACGACGAGGTCAAGCTCGCCGGCATCCGCGAGAACATGGAGCAGGAAACCGGCATGGGCGAGGCTGCGGTGAAGGAGCGCTCTTCGGCGGCGATGATGGAGAACCTGCATTGCCCCGTGCTGATTCTGCACGGCGAGAAGGACGAGAACGCCCCCGTCAGCCAGGCCTACCTGCTGCGGGACAGACTGACAGGACTGAAGAAGGAATTCGAACTGAAGACCTTTCCCGACAAGGAGCATGACATCGGCATGCAGAACCTGATCGAAGAGTCGATGAAGTTCTTCAAGAAGCAATGCACAAAAACATCGCAATCGGGTTGA
- a CDS encoding GNAT family N-acetyltransferase, which produces MTNTLRDEYSISTDKTLLDPKAIHAYLTRSYWSPGIPITTVKRGIENSMCFGVYHKGEQVGFCRVITDKATFAYLADVYILEEHRGKGLSKWLMEVVQGHENLQGLRKFLLGTRDAHSLYEQFGFKQLANPMNLMEIRNPDVYKSQ; this is translated from the coding sequence ATGACAAACACTCTTCGCGACGAATACTCCATCTCCACCGACAAGACGCTTCTGGATCCGAAGGCCATCCACGCCTACCTCACGCGCAGCTACTGGTCGCCGGGCATTCCAATCACCACAGTGAAGCGCGGCATCGAGAACTCGATGTGCTTCGGCGTCTACCACAAGGGCGAGCAGGTCGGCTTCTGCCGCGTCATCACCGACAAGGCGACCTTCGCCTACCTCGCGGACGTCTACATCCTTGAGGAGCACCGCGGCAAGGGATTATCCAAGTGGCTGATGGAAGTCGTGCAAGGCCACGAAAACCTCCAGGGGCTGCGCAAATTCCTGTTGGGTACGCGTGATGCTCATAGCCTGTACGAACAGTTTGGTTTCAAGCAGCTGGCGAACCCGATGAACCTGATGGAGATCCGCAACCCCGACGTGTACAAGTCGCAGTGA
- a CDS encoding GNAT family N-acetyltransferase, which translates to MSPQAAAIEYRIATGTDALSIGVLGTQVFLDTYAPDGVRPALAQEVVEHFSTVVIAERLALPTTAFIVAESAGHLIGFAELDRDAPQKLAPPGITVELLRLYVQKQFHGKGVGKALLGRSETWARTHGAKSLWLTTWVSNDRAIAFYKREGYQDVGMSIYTYDGEDYENRVFVRSL; encoded by the coding sequence ATGAGCCCCCAAGCCGCCGCAATTGAATATCGAATCGCCACCGGGACCGACGCGCTGAGCATCGGCGTGCTGGGGACGCAGGTCTTTCTCGATACCTACGCACCCGACGGCGTACGGCCGGCCCTGGCGCAGGAAGTGGTTGAGCATTTTTCCACCGTGGTGATCGCCGAGCGCCTGGCCCTGCCGACCACCGCATTCATCGTCGCCGAATCCGCGGGGCACTTGATCGGATTCGCCGAGCTCGACCGCGACGCGCCGCAGAAGCTGGCGCCGCCGGGCATCACGGTCGAGTTGCTTCGCCTCTACGTCCAAAAGCAATTCCACGGCAAGGGCGTTGGCAAGGCGCTCCTGGGCCGCTCCGAAACCTGGGCAAGGACGCACGGGGCAAAGTCGCTCTGGCTCACCACCTGGGTGAGCAACGATCGCGCCATCGCCTTTTACAAGCGCGAGGGCTACCAGGATGTCGGGATGAGCATCTACACCTACGACGGCGAGGACTACGAGAACCGGGTGTTTGTCCGCTCACTCTAA
- a CDS encoding GNAT family N-acetyltransferase, whose product MTADSITIIRADFASEESRALIQCLNVELSGTYPEPGATHFQVDPAELTGTRGAFLIVYKDGTPVGCGGLRLIDAETGEFKRMYIAPQVRGTGLGRRLIAALEAEARALGVRRLVLETGVRQAAALALYRGCGFNPIPLYGEYCLSPDTSICLGKDLDQREP is encoded by the coding sequence ATGACCGCCGATTCGATCACCATCATCCGCGCTGACTTTGCTTCCGAGGAAAGTCGTGCCCTGATTCAGTGCTTGAACGTCGAGTTGAGCGGCACCTATCCCGAACCGGGCGCAACGCATTTCCAGGTGGATCCTGCGGAATTAACCGGCACACGCGGCGCGTTTCTCATTGTCTACAAAGATGGAACTCCAGTCGGCTGCGGCGGGCTTCGGCTCATCGATGCGGAGACTGGGGAATTCAAGCGGATGTACATCGCCCCCCAAGTGCGCGGGACGGGTCTGGGTCGGCGCCTCATCGCCGCCCTTGAAGCTGAAGCGCGAGCGCTGGGCGTGCGGCGGCTCGTTCTGGAGACTGGCGTGCGCCAAGCAGCCGCCCTCGCGCTCTATCGCGGTTGCGGCTTCAACCCGATTCCGCTCTACGGGGAATATTGCCTCTCGCCGGATACAAGCATTTGTCTCGGGAAAGATCTTGATCAACGCGAGCCGTGA